TTCAGAGGCTCGGACACCCGCCATCCGTTCGTGGATCACCTCTACCACAGTCTGATTAATGCTGGGATTTCCGCGTTTATGGAGAGCATTACTGCTGGCGAAGAACTTGGTCCACAGATTCTCGATGTGATCACACGGTCCAAGATTTCGATCGTCATCTTCTCCGAAAATTATGCTTCGAGCGAAAGGTGCCTCCGTGAGCTCATTCATATCATAAAACACAAGAAAAGCATGTCAGGCATAGTGTTTCCCATTTTTTACCGTGTGAAACCATCAGATGTGCGGAATCTACGAGGAAATTTTGGGCAGGCCTTCAATTCGCGTAAGCACCGTCTTCATGACGAGCTTATCCAGGAAGGGGAACAAGCACTTAGAGATGTGACTGACTTAAACGGATGGGAAGCTAGGGCTGACGGGTACTTCTTTTCCAcctgaactttttattttattttttctcctgaTGAGTTCTCTTACCGACGCAAAACCGATGAAATGTGGATGAACTAACCCCAGTACAAGCTCGCGAAACATCCCCAAACAAAATTGACCTCCTATTGCCATAACGAGGTTTGGCTCAGTCAATAGGATCAGAGACGTCACATTTACCATGTCTAGGTTCGATTCTTGCTGCCATTAATTAACCCACCAATTGATAGGCGAGATCTGTAAGTCAACTATAAGTCCTCAATGTAGGCCTACGAGATACCCTGGCCTTGGAGTGGGGTAACCTCCCCGACCTCCTATCCTTCAACTAGCAATAACCTTAAGCCTTAAGACAAACATTATTACTTCTAAATACTCTaaaggaagggggaaaaaaaatgaaatgactgCTACACCATCATCCTCCATTGTTATTTGTAAAACCAAACCATCTTCCATGTTAATTGGCCCCGTCAATCCTTCAGATATACGTTGGTGTCTTTTGATGAGAATCAGTATAACCAAGAAGCGAGTTTTCTTGTTTGACAGGGATGACCCAGAATTAGTAGATCACGTTACCCGGGCTGTTCTGAGCAGGTTGGGACTCGATTCTCAGCTTCCTGTCACTAAGAAGAAAAGGAGTGCAGAAAAAGAGTGCACTGATGGACCATCTTCTGCTCCTTCGCTCATATCTCCCATACCCACTGCCACAGGAGGTGGCAGCGATCAATACGACGTATTCTTGAGCTGCAGAGGCTCGGACACCCGCTTCGGATTCGCCGATTACCTCTACACCAGTCTGATCAATGTTGGGATTTCCGTGTTTATGGGCACTAAGAGCATTACTGCTGGAGAAGAAATTGGTCCACGGATTTTCGATGCGATCACACGGTCCAAGATTTTGATCCCCATCATCTCTGAAAATTACGCTTGGAGCACATGGTGCCTCCTCGAGCTCATTCGTATCATGGACTGCAAGGGAAGCATGTCACGCATAGTGTTGCCCATTTTTTACCGTGTGAAACCATCAGATGTGCGGAATCTACGAGGAAATTTTGGGCAGGCCTTCAATTCGCGTAAGCACCGTCTTCATGACGAGCTTATCCAGGAAGGGGAACAAGCACTTAGAGATGTGACTGACTTAAACGGATGGGAAGCTAGGGCTGACGGGTACTTCTTTTCCAcctgaactttttattttgttttttctcctgATGAGTTCTCTTACTGACGCAAAACCGATGAAATGTGGATGAACTAACCCCAGTACAAGCTCGCGAAACATCCCCAAACAAAATTGACCTCCTATTGCCATAATGAGGTTTGGCTCAGTCAATAGGATCAGAGACGTCACATTTACCATGTCTAGGTTCGATTCTTGCTGCCATTAATTAACCCACCAATTGATAGGCGAGATCTGTAAGTCAACTATAAGTCCTCAATGTAGGCCTACGAGATACCCTGGCCTTGGAGTGGGGTAACCTCCCCGACCTCCTATCCTTCAACTAGCAATAACCTTAAGCCTTAAGACAAACATTATTACTTCTAAATACTCTaaaggaagggggaaaaaaatgaaatgactgCTACACCATCATCCTCCATTGTTATTTGTAAAACCAAACCATCTTCCATGTTAATTGGCCCCGTCAATCCTTCAGATATACGTTGGTGTCTTTTGATGAGAATCAGTATAACCAAGAAGCGAGTTTTCTTGTTTGACGGGGATGACGCAGATTTAGTAGATCACGTTACCAGAGCTGTTCTGAGCAGGTTGGGACTCGATTCTCAGCTTCCTGTCACTAAGCACTTCGTCGAAGCTGGTGATCGTGTGAAAGAAATTAGGAAGTGGGCAGACACTCCCGCCACTCATGCTCGAATGATTGGCATCTATGGCATGGGTGGGATCGGTAAAACTACTTTTGCCAAGGTCATCTACAACGAACTACTGAATGAGTTTGGGCATCGTTGCTTCCTTTCGGATATTCGAGAAACGGCTCGCTGCAATGGTATTCTTTATGTACAAAATCAACTAATTAAGGCAatgcagaaaatagaaaatcaagttTGCAATGTTGATGATGgaatcaatttgatcaaatctagattgaaaagaaagaaggttcTCATTCTTCTGGATGATATAGATCACAAGGATCAACTAAATGCTTTGGCTAGAGAACGTGATTGGTTTACTTCCGGAAGTATCATCATTGTTACAACTAGAAATGAAGCTCTTCTTGATGAACCTGAATTTTGGGTAGACCACAAATGTGGACTCGGTGAACTGAATAAGGTGCAGTCTTTGCTTTTATTTAACAGGCATGCATTTAGAACGGACCATTCTTCGATGGGCTTTGAGAGCATCTCTCGTGATATCGTAGCACGTATGGGTGGACTTCCCTTGGCCCTCGAGGTTGTAGGTTCGTACTTATATGGAAAAACAGATCAAGAAGTATGGCGAGTTATGCTgaggaaattaaaaatagaacCACATATAGATGTCCAAAAGGTATTGAAGTTAAGCTATGATGTATTAGAACGCAAACAACGAGAgatttttctcgatattgctTGTTCTTTTATTGGCAAAAAGAGCAAATTTGCCATGTACATCTGGAAGGACAGTGGGTTTAATGCAagtgaagaaattgaagagtTGAAGCTGAGGTGCTTAATAAAAACCGGACATAATGGTGAATTAAGGATGCATGATCAATTAAGAGATCTTGGAAGGACCATTGTTGACCAAGAAAGACTGCCCGAGACGCGTACTAGATTATGGGATTATGAGGAAGCCTCCAGAGTGCTACTGGAAAAAAAGGTAACCTATGGgactccttcttccttttcctctccCTCATATTTTCATacacgtaatcttttttttttttttatgtagtaTGCACATATGCTCCTATTTCCAAGGAAAATatcccatttatgatccatatACATCGTAGAGTAATTGTGACAGCTAATGGAAACATAAACATTCCAAGgattaaagaaaattatattttctcGTGATAGTTACCTGATAGAATAATtccaaatattcaaaatttcaagtttgTTGATGTAATCTTATTTGCACAAGTTTCATGTGCAGCAAATTTATAATCACTTAACTATGATTCTACACTGAACATCTCATCTACTTAAAAGTATATTTTCATGATGAGTTGAAACTATTGATAATCTGAGAGACTGCATTTAGAAATGGAGATGAAGTATGAACATCGCGGATCATAAGAATAAATATAGCTTGGTCCATAATAATGATAAATAGTGGGTGCCAATTATAACAACTAATAGTCAAACAAAACATCGACATTGAAAACAAGGTGTCAAATTCACCCTTTCACGTGTGCTTGCTTTCTAGTATGTCCGAATTTATTGCGGTGCTTCTGCTATCTACGAAACCAACGTCTGATGTGTTCTTTCTTCATTTCGATTTTGAAGATACTTGTCCGTCCCTCTACTAGTTATATCTATCTTTATTGATTCTTCTTTCGTCTTACTAGATGCGATAGCAATATTCCCTTgagaaattacgaaaatattaatgtttatttcttttaaagttTTATCAGGTTGACCTTGCTCATCTCTTGGGTTAGGTTAGATGTATGATAAAGAGCGAATTCTCTTATTTCTCTTGCTTTGTCTCTGTTTTTTCTTAATAAAGTTTACTCCATCGACCTCACTCAAGTCGTGTCCCTAATCAACAAACCTTTtggtagaaaatatttgtatcgATGCTAAAAGCCatatggtttttttcttttttcgccaGCTTCTACTAATGACGTGATCTGATTTAGCAGGAAGTAAACAGTATGTTTTGACTTATAAGACGCAAAAAGAAACGGTGCCAATCTTATGCAAACGAACAAATGTatcttcaattttattttattcttttgggCAACTACAAATATGTATGTATCGCCCGAAACTTTCATATGGCAGAGTTTGCTTGAGAGATATTGCCCGGCATCGACAACCAAAACACCATGAAAGGAACTTTCATATATTAGAACCTCAATCTAACCAAAGCACCATGAAAGGAagttaatttattcttttttagttGTTCTGAAAGCAACTGTTTTCCAATCCGCCAAAATCTAAAATGATATTCAGAAATTAAAGAGTGTATTGCTAATGAATGTCACCACGTCACTTTTTAAACATACTTGACAAGAATATTGTCAGTTTTCATAGCAGTGATTAAATACTTCACAAAACAGTTAGTCAATGAATTGAAAACTGGGTGCTCCCTCAACTATTTATGAAGTGATTCATGGGCACTATTTAACAGATTCCTttaaaatatcatgaaaaatttatataaaaatgcACAAGTCAACAATTTGTATGTTTTGGGAGGTTTCATGTATTCTGCCTTAAATAAAAGTTAAATTTCATGCAcaacaaaatttgaagaaagcaAAGGACAAAGGTGCTTTCGTCTTAGATTTCGTTAAAGCAAGAAGTatgtttctctttattttcacGTTAagatttaaaataatattcaaattcCAAATAGatcatacccaaaaaaaaaaatgtacatttAGGTGTTACGGCAAGGGTACAAAGACAGCAAACTGTGCAAacactatattaaaaaaaaattaaaaaattaaaggcCAATCCGAACACTCAAGTTGATTTATCTGATATGCAGGGAACTAATATGATCCGGGCAATTTGTCTCGACAAATACTATGACCACCACCCATGGAGGCCCGCTGGCCATCTCCGGACATACACAAGTGAACAGTTTAGAGGTTTACAGGACTTAAGGTTCCTTCAGTTGAGGAGGGCAGCTTTAAGTGGAGACTTCAAAGAACTGTTTTCTGAATTAAGATGGCTTCAATGGTCTGACATTGATCCCAATCTATCTTTTTCGGCAACCAATTTGCATCTACCGAAATTATTGGTGCTGGAACTGTCATACAACCAAATCACAGAGCATTGGAGTGGATGGAGTTCAATTAAGGTAAGATGGAAAAATGTTTATTCCCCGtgactttttgtttgttttgtcttGTCGGTCAATTCATTTAGTGACAAAGCTTATTCTCCTTTGCATAGGCATCGGAGTGCCTCACTGTTCTTGACCTttccttttgcaattatttaaGGCGTACTCCTGATCTCTCAGCTTTCACAAAGTTGGAGATTCTCATCTTGAAACACTGTGACGGACTAGAGGAAGTTGATCCTTCCATTGGCAAAGTCAAGCGCCTCGTTTCCTTGGACTTAAGTAACTGTGGCAGTCTCAAGGAGCTACCACAGGAAGTGGGAAAATTAAGACACCTGAAAGAGCTTATTTTAGATTCTACCAGTATTACAGAGATTCCTACGTCAATCGGTTCTCTAATGCATCTAGAGAAATTGAGTGCCAAAGGTTGTCGGTCTTTGAGAGAAATCCCTAACACAATTGGGTATTTATGGGAATTGCGACATCTGGACTTTAGTGAATCTGCGATTGAAAAGTTACCTAGTACTATTGGAATGTTGAAAATGCTGCGGACGCTATGTCTCGAATCTTGCCGGAATCTACAAGGGGAAATTCCAATTGAAATCTGTTGCTTGTCTTCTCTTGAGATCCTTCAAATCACTAGAGCACCAATATCTAATCTGCCAGAAAGCATTCGGTGTCTTTGTTCTCTCCAACACCTTAGCCTTAAAGGCTGTGATGAGCTCCAATCATTGCCAGAGCAGCTTCCTTCCGGCTTAACACATCTGACGGTCTCTTGTCAAAGTCGTTGGGTGTCAAGTCTTTCTTACCTAATCGGCCTAGAAGAACTGGGTCTTTATGGATGCGATCTACTTGAAGACATCCCAGAGCTTCCCCCAACACCCTTGAAACTTTGTGTTGCCTCCTGTCATAAGCTGATAATGCCGAAGCTTGTTGGATTCAAGTACTTGGCAGATTTGTCAATAATGTACTGCAATTCCATTGAAATATTGCACCTTTCACAATTAAATTCTCTGAAACGATTACACGTTGAGTATTGCTATGATCTAGTTGAAATTCGGGGCCTTGATAATTTGGAGTTGTTGGAGGAGATAGTTATAGATTGCTGCAAGTCCATTCAAAGGCTGATCCTTCCAGAATTACCATCTTTGAAGCGACTAAAGGCTAACTACTGTCACAATCTAGTCGAAATTCAAGGTTTGGATAGGGCGATGTTCTTGGAGGCATTGGATATCTCTGATTGTGGGTCCATTAAAGGATTGCCTGACTTGTCATTGTTCACGACCCTGAAAGAGTTGAGCATCAATGACTGTCGCAATATGCATGGTGTTGAGAGCCTAGAGAGTTTCTTGAGTTGCCGAAGCATATACATAACCGGATGCACATCCCTAGAAAAGCTACCAAACCTgtcgaaatttgaaaatttagagaGTTTCACAATGAGGTATTCGCTTCGTGTTACAGAGATTCTTGGGGTTGAGGAATCAAGATCCCTAACCCACATAGATATCACAGGATGCGAATCAATCGAGACATTACCAGATTTGTCGGGATGTGAGAAGTTACAATCTCTAGTGGTACGAGACTGCAAGAAACTTACTCAGCTTCTGGGACTTGAAAAGTTGGGTTTAATTTATTTGGATATATCTGGGTGCGACTCATTGGAACGGATACCAAAATTACCTGGAGCAAGCGTCTTTAGACATTATCAAGGACGGGCATATGGGCTTTTCCATGACAAGATAAGTCTCCACGAAAAGATTATCTTGCGGTAACGATGATGTCAGAACTCTTATACCCTTGTAACAGCAATGAAATGAGTCATGTTTCCTTAACAGAGGCGAGCAAGTAAACTACCATTTTTCTTCTTAGATTCGTAACCGACTTTTTATCACTATCATCTTTTGACGAGAAGGTTGTACTTGACAGGGTACTTTCCTAAGCTTGCTATTCCTACATAATCGAAGGAGTGGGGGAGTTGGTCGTAGAAGCTGACCTGATGCTTCAGCCAAGATAAAAATGTAGACCCGAATGTCAATTGAAGGTGTTGGTCATCTGGTAAGATTCTTCATCATTTAATGACAAAACTGAGGGAATAGAGTAATACTCTTTTCGAAGCTATGGTTTTTTTTAGCATTTGCTCACACTGCGTATCTACTTGATATGGATTGCCTAAATATCCTTGTTGTTGATTGCATTATGGCAATGTTTTTCTCGGTCATCCTTCCATTGGCAGCTTTTGCAGACAAATTAGTTCACTTGCTTTCCATAACAAGTAGTTTTGGCTACTCTGTCATGCATGATTGTAGTCCAGCTTTCCATAACAAGTAGTCAGGCTgtcattttgaaagattatgtAGTGAGGTAAACCGGTGCTGCTTTTCTTACAGGTCTGGTTGGTCTATGTAATTATCTGAGGCTTACTTTTGGACTTCGGTTCAGTGAGCTGTATCGATGGCCTTTTACCGTTCTTGAAACAAGCTGGGGCAAGGAGCTCAATGGATCCCGTTTGATCCTATTGCTGTCATGGGATCAATTTATCACATGATTGATATGGGCTTGCCTAACCGGCTGAGGAACTTCAAATTGCCATATCGGAGACcgatcaaaatgaagaagagggatTTTAGCAGAGGTAGCATCAGCAACAGCTGAGGAACATGTTGCATGCCAACCTTGAAGAGGCTTGCGGGCCAATTGGACTGTCCTGAGGAAGTTTTTGATGCCTGTGAAGATCCAAAGACTTGATCTGGTCTCAACAGTACAAACCTAAATGCTTTCTGTATCCTCATTAGGTTCTACCTCTGTTAATCCACTACGTGCCAACTGATTTTTTCGTATGTTACCCTGATGCAGAATTGTCTATCGCCGTCGCGTTCTAATGAAATCGATGAGGATCTGCAGAGGGAGGTATGCATTGCCAGTATCATAACTATGAAAGACTAACTTGTGTATTTATACTATATGGCCTGTGGAACTTCACCTGAAAATCTGTAATACTAGGATTCATGTTTCACCATAAAGTGATGCTAATTGCTATCTTCTCCCAAGCCTATGGTTTTCTtttggactttgctagcataagaGAGTATTCGGGTGACTGAGAATAACAACATGTCGGGggtcacaaattcttgaaggagtagaccccataataattttttaattatttgtcatGCATTTTGTACCTCGTAAATTGTGATGCTACGGTCTCAGAAATATTCTTTTATTGATAATTAGTGAATCCTATCCTTCTTGTTGTTTAGACTCAAGCTGCATGCACTAGATTTGGAGGAAGTCCCCAAACACCACGGGATGGCGATGTGGGCAGGAACAAACTATGTCATGAGGAATTATGGAAAGGCGTTTCAAAGTTCTTCACTGTTGGCGTTTTCATTGGATTCTTGATATAAAGTGGACCTCTTCTCATGTGGGGCAGCAGTCTTTTATTGCAAGCTTTGACATCATGCTATCCATTAGGAAAGGCCGAATCGCAAAATGCTTGCGGGGAGACCGCGCGTGCAGGTGGCTCTGTATGTGAAGTTAAGCATAACAGCAAATTTGTCAACAAGATTATCGCAGGCCCTCAAACTCTGAAGTTTaccattttttagtttttgtaaaAAGGGAGACTGACTTTGTGAAATTTGCAGATAAAACTGATCAGAAAAAACGAGTCAGATGTAGAATCCGACCGTCTTAATTGAGCGTCCATTGTACCAATCAAATGACGTCCAAATATTAGGATATTAATATGGTTTTTTTCAGTTGAAAAATTTATATGATTGTGAATCCTAAAATGTTGGCTACAACTTTTATGAAAAAcgcattttcaaattttgaacgCGAGATAATGAAAGTTTGAGAACAGAATAAGGTTAGGTCAGAACAGAGGATTTCAGAATACAAATCTAGATTTCCAGATTCTGATGTTAGATTTCAAGGTGACATTGACCTAGCAAATAAACTTTAATTTCAACTCATGACCtatcaaattgaagcttaggACATCGAAATTATTTCTATGATTAATTGCTTTTCCTAATTTCGGTGTTTACTAGGTCGATTCATCAAATTAAGGTTACTGACTCATCCTCCTCCGAATTTCCAGAACATATTAACATGCAACAAACAATCATCAAATCAATCGCCTATCAATTTCCGCGGATGATTTGTTGAACATACATCATTCTAAGCCTACATTCAACAACTCGGCATCTCAATTAGCCATTATCAATTCCCTACATGAGATTGGCCA
The genomic region above belongs to Rhodamnia argentea isolate NSW1041297 chromosome 6, ASM2092103v1, whole genome shotgun sequence and contains:
- the LOC115751247 gene encoding disease resistance protein L6-like: MTATPSSSIVICKTKPSSMLIGPVNPSDIRWCLLMRISITKKRVFLFDGDDADLVDHVTRAVLSRLGLDSQLPVTKHFVEAGDRVKEIRKWADTPATHARMIGIYGMGGIGKTTFAKVIYNELLNEFGHRCFLSDIRETARCNGILYVQNQLIKAMQKIENQVCNVDDGINLIKSRLKRKKVLILLDDIDHKDQLNALARERDWFTSGSIIIVTTRNEALLDEPEFWVDHKCGLGELNKVQSLLLFNRHAFRTDHSSMGFESISRDIVARMGGLPLALEVVGSYLYGKTDQEVWRVMLRKLKIEPHIDVQKVLKLSYDVLERKQREIFLDIACSFIGKKSKFAMYIWKDSGFNASEEIEELKLRCLIKTGHNGELRMHDQLRDLGRTIVDQERLPETRTRLWDYEEASRVLLEKKGTNMIRAICLDKYYDHHPWRPAGHLRTYTSEQFRGLQDLRFLQLRRAALSGDFKELFSELRWLQWSDIDPNLSFSATNLHLPKLLVLELSYNQITEHWSGWSSIKASECLTVLDLSFCNYLRRTPDLSAFTKLEILILKHCDGLEEVDPSIGKVKRLVSLDLSNCGSLKELPQEVGKLRHLKELILDSTSITEIPTSIGSLMHLEKLSAKGCRSLREIPNTIGYLWELRHLDFSESAIEKLPSTIGMLKMLRTLCLESCRNLQGEIPIEICCLSSLEILQITRAPISNLPESIRCLCSLQHLSLKGCDELQSLPEQLPSGLTHLTVSCQSRWVSSLSYLIGLEELGLYGCDLLEDIPELPPTPLKLCVASCHKLIMPKLVGFKYLADLSIMYCNSIEILHLSQLNSLKRLHVEYCYDLVEIRGLDNLELLEEIVIDCCKSIQRLILPELPSLKRLKANYCHNLVEIQGLDRAMFLEALDISDCGSIKGLPDLSLFTTLKELSINDCRNMHGVESLESFLSCRSIYITGCTSLEKLPNLSKFENLESFTMRYSLRVTEILGVEESRSLTHIDITGCESIETLPDLSGCEKLQSLVVRDCKKLTQLLGLEKLGLIYLDISGCDSLERIPKLPGASVFRHYQGRAYGLFHDKISLHEKIILR
- the LOC115751234 gene encoding toll/interleukin-1 receptor-like protein; translation: MHRLVSGRSLAVLIAPILLSVLVFYRLKKKKGKSAEKESTEGPSSAPSLISPIPTATGGGNERSAEKECTDGPSSAPSLISPIPTATGGGSDQYDVFLSCRGSDTRFGFADYLYTSLINVGISVFMGTKSITAGEEIGPRIFDAITRSKILIPIISENYAWSTWCLLELIRIMDCKGSMSRIVLPIFYRVKPSDVRNLRGNFGQAFNSRKHRLHDELIQEGEQALRDVTDLNGWEARADGYFFST